One window of Polyangiaceae bacterium genomic DNA carries:
- a CDS encoding FHA domain-containing protein codes for MRFPLRLGETILGRSPYCSVVIPDNEVSRTHAVVRLTREGPEIQDLNSANGTRVNGEPIDEPHLLSEGDRIGIGSAELEVVQAAPDAYQETRQKPLERTASSAEPPPEASEPATEQPPAQRRGNLSTTKPQND; via the coding sequence GTGCGTTTTCCCCTCCGCTTGGGGGAAACGATTTTGGGGCGTAGCCCCTACTGCAGCGTCGTGATCCCAGACAACGAGGTCAGTCGCACGCACGCCGTCGTGCGACTCACGCGAGAGGGTCCCGAGATCCAAGACTTGAACAGCGCGAACGGCACGCGGGTCAACGGCGAGCCCATCGACGAGCCGCACTTGCTGAGTGAGGGGGATCGCATCGGCATTGGCAGCGCCGAGCTCGAAGTGGTGCAGGCAGCTCCGGACGCCTATCAAGAGACGCGACAGAAGCCACTCGAACGCACCGCAAGCTCTGCCGAACCGCCGCCTGAAGCGAGCGAGCCCGCAACAGAGCAACCGCCGGCTCAGCGTCGCGGAAACCTCTCCACCACCAAGCCTCAGAACGACTGA
- a CDS encoding adenylosuccinate lyase, whose protein sequence is MIPRYTPREFLELWSDDQRFKVWLEVELAGCEAMEDAGLVPEGTAASIRAQNLALDAARIDEIERTTRHDVIAFLTHVEELAGAPARWLHRGMTSSDVLDSSLAVLLCQAADLLLTRTDRLVEALTARAREHAQTPMIGRSHGIHAEPVTFGIVLAGHLAEVKRGRARLVEARKEIAVGKIAGAVGTYAHLTPEIEAKALGKLGLAPETVATQVVARDRHAAFFSAMGILAAAIERFATNVRHWQRNEVGEAEEKFSKGQKGSSAMPHKRNPVLSENLCGLARIVRGAITPALENVALWHERDISHSSVERMLAPDATTTLGFMLERAAGVVEGLVVYPEAMKRNLDRSGGLFFSEGVMLELVATGLPRQKAYEMVQRNAMKAFHGEGDFRQLLGADEDIKARLSAEQLDRCFDLQHALRHAETIVERAIASA, encoded by the coding sequence ATGATCCCGCGCTACACACCTCGTGAGTTTCTGGAACTGTGGTCCGACGATCAGCGCTTCAAGGTCTGGCTCGAAGTCGAGCTCGCCGGTTGCGAAGCCATGGAAGACGCAGGCCTCGTTCCCGAAGGTACCGCAGCGAGCATTCGGGCTCAGAATCTCGCTCTGGATGCGGCACGCATCGACGAAATCGAGCGCACCACGCGCCACGACGTGATCGCCTTCTTGACCCATGTAGAGGAGCTTGCGGGCGCGCCGGCTCGCTGGCTGCACCGAGGCATGACCTCGAGCGATGTGCTCGATTCTTCGCTGGCGGTGTTGCTCTGCCAAGCGGCCGACCTGCTACTCACGCGCACAGACCGCCTAGTCGAGGCGCTCACGGCCCGTGCTCGGGAGCACGCGCAGACTCCGATGATCGGTCGCTCGCACGGTATCCATGCGGAACCAGTTACGTTTGGTATCGTGCTCGCGGGGCACCTCGCCGAGGTGAAGCGCGGCCGGGCACGCCTGGTGGAGGCGCGGAAAGAAATCGCGGTGGGTAAAATCGCCGGTGCGGTTGGCACCTATGCGCACCTCACCCCCGAAATTGAAGCGAAGGCATTGGGCAAGCTCGGCCTGGCGCCTGAGACTGTCGCGACGCAGGTCGTCGCACGCGACCGGCACGCCGCGTTCTTCTCAGCCATGGGCATTCTTGCGGCGGCCATCGAACGCTTTGCCACCAACGTGCGGCACTGGCAGCGCAACGAAGTCGGTGAAGCCGAAGAGAAGTTCAGCAAGGGTCAGAAGGGGTCCAGCGCCATGCCTCACAAGCGCAACCCAGTCCTGAGCGAGAACCTGTGCGGCCTCGCGCGCATCGTGCGCGGCGCGATCACGCCGGCGCTGGAGAACGTGGCTCTGTGGCATGAGCGCGACATCTCGCACTCATCGGTGGAGCGCATGCTGGCCCCTGACGCCACGACCACGCTGGGCTTCATGCTCGAGCGGGCCGCTGGTGTGGTCGAGGGACTCGTCGTGTACCCCGAAGCCATGAAGCGAAACCTCGATCGCAGCGGCGGGCTGTTCTTCAGCGAGGGCGTGATGCTCGAGCTGGTCGCCACAGGTTTGCCTCGGCAGAAAGCCTACGAGATGGTGCAGCGTAACGCGATGAAGGCTTTCCACGGGGAAGGTGACTTCAGGCAGCTGCTCGGCGCGGATGAAGACATCAAGGCGCGCTTGAGCGCAGAGCAGCTCGATCGCTGCTTCGACTTGCAGCACGCCCTGCGTCACGCGGAGACCATCGTCGAGCGAGCCATAGCGAGCGCCTGA
- a CDS encoding thiolase family protein, with product MAVQAVYVVDAVRSPIGRYRGGLSSVRADDLAAHVISALVARQPKAAERIDQVVFGSTNQAGEDNRNVARMALLLAGLPYEVPAVTVNRLCGSGLEAINDAARMIALGEASVAIAGGVESMTRAPYSMAKPNEAFPRSAPEIFDTTLGWRYPNPKMAERFELIGMGETAENVAKKFGITRDEQDEFALNSQKKGAAAWESGAFDGEVIPLEIPQRKGPPLKIERDESPRGDTSMEALGKLKPAFRADGSVTAGNSSPLNDGSAAVMLASESAVKELRLTPMLRFVAAATAGVHPSFMGEGPIPATKKALSRAGLRVPNIDVVELNEAFAAQSIACIRGLELDPARVNLNGGAICLGHPIGCSGARIVTTLAHLMRGRSDARVGLASLCIGVGQGISTLFERA from the coding sequence ATGGCAGTGCAAGCAGTATACGTCGTCGATGCAGTTCGCTCGCCCATCGGCCGCTACCGCGGCGGCCTCAGCTCCGTGCGCGCCGATGACCTGGCAGCACATGTGATCAGCGCGTTGGTCGCGCGCCAGCCCAAGGCCGCCGAGCGCATCGATCAGGTGGTGTTTGGTTCCACCAACCAAGCGGGAGAAGACAATCGCAACGTCGCTCGCATGGCGCTGTTGCTCGCGGGGCTGCCTTACGAAGTGCCCGCGGTGACCGTGAACCGTTTGTGCGGCTCCGGGCTCGAGGCCATCAACGACGCCGCGCGAATGATCGCCCTCGGCGAGGCCAGCGTCGCGATCGCGGGCGGCGTCGAGAGCATGACGCGGGCCCCCTACTCGATGGCCAAACCAAACGAAGCGTTTCCGCGCAGCGCACCCGAGATCTTCGACACCACGCTCGGGTGGCGATACCCGAACCCCAAAATGGCCGAGCGCTTCGAACTCATCGGCATGGGTGAGACCGCGGAAAACGTCGCAAAGAAGTTCGGCATCACCCGGGACGAACAGGACGAGTTCGCGCTGAACTCCCAGAAGAAGGGCGCGGCGGCCTGGGAGTCTGGTGCTTTCGATGGCGAGGTGATCCCGTTGGAGATCCCTCAGAGGAAGGGACCTCCGCTGAAAATCGAGCGGGATGAGTCCCCCCGAGGCGACACCTCGATGGAAGCGCTTGGCAAGCTCAAGCCTGCTTTCCGTGCGGATGGCAGTGTCACCGCCGGAAACTCATCACCTCTGAACGACGGCTCCGCCGCGGTCATGCTCGCCAGCGAGTCCGCTGTGAAAGAACTGCGGCTCACTCCCATGCTGCGCTTCGTGGCGGCGGCGACCGCGGGCGTACACCCGAGCTTCATGGGTGAAGGCCCAATTCCTGCGACCAAGAAGGCGTTGAGTCGGGCGGGCCTCAGGGTGCCGAACATCGACGTCGTGGAGCTAAATGAGGCGTTCGCTGCTCAGAGTATCGCGTGTATCCGGGGCCTCGAGTTAGATCCGGCGCGCGTCAACTTAAACGGAGGCGCGATCTGCCTCGGCCACCCGATTGGTTGCTCCGGCGCACGAATCGTTACGACTCTCGCGCACTTGATGCGCGGTCGCTCCGACGCCCGCGTCGGCCTCGCTTCGCTGTGTATTGGCGTTGGACAAGGTATCAGTACCCTGTTCGAGCGCGCATAG
- a CDS encoding rhodanese-like domain-containing protein: MTEQRPMNAQRVGVEQALQALADGYRYLDVRSSIEFAAGHAPAAYNIPVMHAGESGFAPNPDFLRVAQATFPTDTPLLIACQAGGRSQVAVKQLTAAGYTQLLELRTGFDGCRDAFGRREPGWQRAGQAVVTGDDAERGYGALLAASPP, encoded by the coding sequence ATGACTGAACAGCGGCCCATGAACGCACAGCGCGTTGGCGTCGAGCAGGCGCTGCAAGCTCTCGCCGACGGATACCGTTACCTGGATGTGCGGAGCAGCATCGAGTTCGCGGCGGGGCACGCGCCAGCTGCCTACAACATCCCCGTCATGCACGCTGGAGAGAGCGGTTTCGCCCCGAACCCAGACTTCTTGCGAGTCGCCCAGGCGACCTTCCCAACCGACACGCCACTCCTCATCGCGTGCCAGGCTGGCGGCCGCTCTCAGGTGGCGGTGAAGCAGCTCACTGCAGCCGGTTACACCCAGCTCTTGGAGCTGCGTACCGGCTTTGATGGTTGTCGCGATGCATTCGGGCGCAGAGAGCCAGGCTGGCAGCGCGCAGGACAGGCCGTCGTGACCGGAGATGACGCCGAACGCGGCTACGGCGCGCTGCTTGCGGCATCCCCGCCATAA
- a CDS encoding metallophosphoesterase → MRLPIAPALLLSGMIVLAACDKQPEPKSKATLESHGSSASSAAPKSAARPDITPSIPFKFPAPERLVAVGDVHGDFDATRKVLQLAQVVDEAGHWKAGKLVVVQTGDQLDRGDDERKILDYFETLREEAKKAGGALHVLLGNHETMNAMADFRYVTPGGFKAFADVEESGVPESVIGRYPASAQGRARALLPGGKYAALLAKRNTVVIVGDSLFVHGGVLPEHVDYGLGRLNEEVRDWLSGKKSSPPSIIARDDAPVWSRDYSEPAGGKADCKRLSEVLDRLKLKRMVVGHTVQSQGVTQACDGKVWRIDVGLAHHYGGPTQALEIRGETVSVVK, encoded by the coding sequence ATGCGACTTCCGATTGCCCCCGCCTTGCTCTTGAGCGGGATGATCGTCTTGGCTGCGTGTGACAAGCAGCCTGAGCCGAAGAGCAAAGCGACGCTTGAGTCCCACGGGAGCAGCGCGTCGTCCGCGGCGCCAAAGTCCGCTGCCCGCCCTGACATCACGCCGAGCATCCCTTTCAAGTTCCCTGCTCCTGAGCGCCTGGTGGCGGTTGGCGACGTGCATGGTGACTTCGACGCGACCCGGAAGGTCCTCCAGCTGGCGCAGGTGGTCGACGAGGCAGGGCACTGGAAGGCAGGGAAGCTCGTCGTAGTTCAAACGGGTGACCAGCTAGACCGTGGGGACGACGAGCGTAAGATCCTCGACTACTTCGAGACTCTCCGCGAGGAAGCAAAGAAGGCAGGTGGCGCCTTGCATGTGCTCCTCGGCAATCACGAGACCATGAACGCGATGGCGGATTTCCGCTATGTCACTCCCGGCGGATTCAAAGCGTTTGCCGACGTCGAAGAGAGCGGGGTACCGGAGTCAGTGATCGGTCGCTACCCCGCCTCCGCTCAGGGCCGTGCCCGGGCGCTGTTACCTGGAGGCAAGTACGCAGCGCTGCTCGCCAAGCGCAACACGGTGGTCATCGTCGGGGACTCCTTGTTCGTGCACGGCGGCGTGCTCCCCGAGCATGTGGACTACGGGCTCGGCCGGCTGAACGAGGAGGTGCGCGACTGGTTGTCCGGGAAGAAGTCTTCTCCGCCAAGCATCATCGCGAGAGATGACGCGCCGGTGTGGTCCCGCGACTACTCAGAGCCTGCCGGTGGGAAGGCGGACTGCAAGCGCCTCAGCGAAGTGCTCGACCGGCTCAAACTGAAGCGCATGGTGGTAGGGCATACGGTTCAGAGTCAGGGCGTGACTCAAGCTTGTGATGGCAAGGTTTGGCGCATCGACGTTGGCCTAGCGCACCACTACGGAGGTCCCACTCAGGCGCTTGAAATCCGCGGGGAGACGGTCAGCGTCGTGAAGTAG
- a CDS encoding thioesterase family protein yields the protein MSRSFSEELALEWSGDHGASYVGELSDDWSFRSPSGGLLSALGVAAMREELRRLGRGEQAPLSCTATFCSVVPSGPVRVEVTPLRVGNAVSQLRARVFAAESDELGLEVSASFGVPRSGPEFCAVRFPEVRELEASPAGSGGVPFAPGVVPRFFQRFEARRAAGNDLWAKDWSAGEAHHARWVRFLDEPRGADGKLELLSLVALADTMPPSVVQYLGPGFEPFIAPSLDLTVHLVRSTTRQWLLCSARARVAFRGYASAEIEIWDDERNLLAFGTQVMLFRKPPKTLP from the coding sequence GTGAGCCGTTCGTTCTCTGAAGAGCTCGCCCTGGAATGGTCCGGTGATCACGGGGCCAGCTACGTAGGTGAGCTGAGCGACGACTGGAGCTTTCGCAGTCCTTCGGGCGGTCTCTTGAGCGCGTTGGGCGTCGCCGCGATGCGTGAAGAGCTGCGCCGCCTTGGAAGGGGGGAGCAGGCTCCGCTCAGTTGCACCGCGACCTTCTGCTCCGTCGTGCCTAGTGGGCCGGTGCGCGTGGAGGTCACGCCGCTGCGCGTGGGGAACGCCGTTTCCCAACTCAGGGCCCGCGTGTTTGCTGCGGAGTCCGACGAGCTCGGGCTCGAGGTCAGCGCGAGCTTCGGCGTCCCACGCAGCGGACCCGAGTTTTGTGCGGTTCGATTCCCCGAGGTAAGGGAACTCGAGGCGAGTCCTGCGGGGAGCGGAGGCGTGCCGTTTGCTCCAGGTGTCGTACCGCGCTTCTTTCAACGCTTCGAGGCGCGGCGCGCCGCAGGCAACGACCTATGGGCGAAGGACTGGAGCGCTGGGGAGGCGCATCACGCCCGCTGGGTGCGCTTTCTGGATGAGCCGAGAGGCGCGGATGGGAAGCTCGAACTCCTGAGTTTGGTCGCCCTTGCTGACACCATGCCCCCGTCCGTCGTGCAGTACCTGGGGCCTGGCTTCGAACCCTTCATCGCGCCCTCGCTCGACTTGACGGTGCACCTCGTCAGGTCAACCACGCGGCAGTGGCTCTTGTGCAGCGCCCGGGCCCGCGTGGCGTTTCGCGGCTACGCGAGCGCAGAGATCGAGATCTGGGACGACGAGCGAAACTTGCTCGCCTTTGGGACTCAGGTGATGCTCTTCCGTAAGCCACCGAAGACTTTGCCGTGA
- a CDS encoding MATE family efflux transporter, with protein sequence MSQASSLEAEAKDQTDPSSLRQQPTTEMQTNTLEQREKLRWRLKPFPELAKLAWPIAVSMLSFSAMTLSDTLFVSQLGAAQVAGVGLGGVAAFTLICFGFGGLRSVKVLISQAVGAARRDRIPRLVAAGVLSAVALGLVAVVLGRFFGPLLTNMAATTLQGQTAAEYFWVRNLGAPLVLSSVALREVRYGVGDSHSPMRISLLANGANIGLDYLFIFPLGLGAAGAAWASVAAAGLECLALLYVQRSDGFGFRSVRSRDVLDVVRMGWPLGLQMLVEVGSFALLTVLIAGMGETDGAGHQIAMQLVHFSFLPAFATGEAASILVGQAVGANEDGLVKRVGRQTLLLVSLYTGSCALVIALFPNWLISAFTDDPELIRVTRSLLYVAAVFQVFDGMHIVGRCVLRGTGDVRRPALVTGALAWLATPPLTYFLGKHLGWGALGGWIGLSVEIVAGALFLWWRLERGGWKRAAERSRQELESDVPVAVPAE encoded by the coding sequence ATGAGCCAAGCAAGCAGCCTCGAAGCAGAGGCGAAAGACCAAACAGATCCTAGTTCCCTACGGCAACAACCAACAACGGAAATGCAAACGAACACGTTAGAGCAACGCGAAAAGCTCAGGTGGCGGCTCAAACCCTTCCCCGAGCTGGCAAAGCTCGCGTGGCCGATCGCCGTCTCGATGCTGTCTTTCAGTGCCATGACGCTCTCGGACACCTTGTTCGTCAGCCAGCTCGGGGCAGCTCAGGTGGCGGGAGTCGGTTTGGGTGGTGTTGCAGCCTTCACCCTGATCTGCTTCGGCTTCGGCGGCTTGAGGTCAGTCAAGGTGCTGATCAGCCAAGCCGTGGGCGCCGCCCGTCGCGACCGCATCCCACGTTTAGTCGCCGCTGGAGTTCTCAGCGCGGTCGCGCTGGGGTTGGTCGCTGTCGTGCTTGGTCGATTCTTCGGCCCACTGCTGACGAACATGGCTGCAACCACGCTTCAGGGGCAAACCGCCGCTGAATACTTCTGGGTGCGTAACCTTGGCGCGCCGCTGGTGCTGAGCAGCGTTGCCCTGAGGGAAGTTCGCTACGGAGTGGGTGACTCACACTCTCCGATGCGCATCTCCTTGCTCGCGAACGGCGCGAACATCGGCCTCGACTACCTGTTCATCTTTCCGCTCGGATTAGGTGCGGCAGGTGCGGCGTGGGCCTCGGTGGCAGCGGCTGGTCTCGAGTGTCTGGCGCTGCTCTACGTCCAGCGCAGCGACGGCTTTGGCTTTCGCAGCGTGCGTTCGCGGGATGTGCTCGACGTCGTGCGCATGGGTTGGCCGCTGGGTCTGCAGATGCTGGTGGAGGTTGGCTCGTTCGCGCTGTTGACCGTGTTGATCGCCGGCATGGGTGAGACCGACGGTGCGGGTCACCAGATCGCGATGCAGCTCGTTCACTTCTCGTTCCTGCCAGCGTTCGCCACTGGGGAGGCCGCCAGCATCCTCGTGGGTCAGGCAGTGGGCGCGAACGAAGACGGGTTGGTCAAGCGCGTCGGGCGCCAGACGCTACTGCTCGTGTCGCTGTACACCGGGAGCTGCGCCTTGGTGATCGCGCTCTTCCCAAACTGGCTGATCAGCGCCTTCACCGACGACCCGGAGCTCATCCGCGTCACTCGCTCGCTGCTCTACGTGGCCGCCGTCTTTCAAGTGTTCGACGGCATGCACATCGTAGGGCGCTGCGTGTTGCGCGGTACCGGCGACGTACGTCGACCCGCGTTGGTCACCGGCGCGCTCGCCTGGCTCGCGACACCGCCCCTCACGTACTTCCTGGGCAAGCACCTCGGTTGGGGGGCCCTCGGAGGTTGGATTGGGCTGAGCGTCGAGATCGTCGCTGGCGCGCTCTTTCTCTGGTGGCGTCTCGAGCGAGGCGGCTGGAAGCGCGCCGCGGAGCGGAGCCGTCAAGAGCTCGAGAGCGACGTTCCCGTAGCGGTTCCTGCCGAGTAG
- a CDS encoding glycosyltransferase family 2 protein, whose product MFSSHSVWCVVPAYNEERLLPRMLGRASKHFDRVLVVDDASQDATAEVASATLDPRVQVLRHAQNQGVGAAIRSGYLAAAAAGADIVVVMAADDQMDPADLPSLLEPLVRDRAEYVKGNRLIHAAARRMPWERRAAGYVLGFITARATGYALSDSQCGYTAISGRALERLDLDELWPRYGYPNDLLALAARAGLRVAEVAVAPVYADEASGIRPYHFFSVCALIARRWAGERKRKLFPHGKVFGGLRKSIT is encoded by the coding sequence ATGTTCTCCTCCCACAGCGTCTGGTGCGTCGTCCCCGCCTACAATGAAGAGCGGCTGCTCCCCCGCATGCTGGGGCGAGCATCCAAGCACTTTGACCGCGTTCTGGTGGTCGACGACGCGAGCCAAGACGCGACCGCCGAGGTAGCCAGCGCCACGCTCGACCCGCGGGTGCAGGTGCTGCGTCATGCCCAAAATCAGGGTGTGGGAGCCGCGATCCGCAGCGGCTATCTCGCCGCCGCAGCAGCAGGCGCAGACATCGTGGTGGTGATGGCAGCGGACGACCAAATGGATCCCGCGGACCTCCCAAGCCTGCTCGAGCCGTTAGTGCGCGATCGCGCTGAGTATGTGAAAGGCAACCGCCTGATCCACGCAGCTGCCCGGCGCATGCCCTGGGAGCGCCGCGCTGCGGGATACGTGCTTGGCTTCATCACGGCGCGCGCGACGGGCTACGCGCTGAGTGACAGCCAGTGCGGCTACACCGCGATCAGCGGGCGCGCCCTGGAGCGACTGGACCTGGACGAACTCTGGCCGCGATACGGCTACCCAAACGACCTGTTGGCGCTCGCCGCCAGGGCCGGGTTGCGCGTCGCCGAAGTGGCTGTTGCCCCCGTCTACGCAGACGAAGCAAGCGGAATCCGCCCTTATCACTTCTTCAGCGTGTGTGCGCTGATCGCCAGGCGTTGGGCCGGAGAGCGCAAGCGCAAGCTATTTCCTCACGGCAAAGTCTTCGGTGGCTTACGGAAGAGCATCACCTGA
- a CDS encoding peptidylprolyl isomerase, with protein MEFPPINVAGSGQLYARMHTTQGTIVLALEEQRAPETVKNFVGLATGAIAWKDANGQNMQGTPLYDGVRFHRVIPNFMIQCGDPLSRDPANANRWGTGNPGYKFQDEFHPELRHNKPGVLSMANSGPNTNGAQWFITEVPTPHLDNRHSVFGHVVAGMDVVLKIANVRTGARDRPQDDQVLSKLEIFRSETPPAA; from the coding sequence ATGGAATTCCCGCCGATCAACGTCGCAGGTAGCGGCCAGCTCTACGCCCGTATGCACACCACGCAGGGCACGATCGTGCTCGCTCTGGAGGAGCAGCGCGCCCCGGAAACCGTCAAGAACTTCGTTGGTCTCGCCACCGGCGCCATCGCCTGGAAGGACGCCAACGGCCAGAACATGCAGGGCACCCCGCTGTACGACGGCGTGCGTTTCCACCGGGTAATTCCTAACTTCATGATCCAGTGCGGCGACCCGCTCAGCCGTGACCCCGCCAACGCCAATCGCTGGGGTACCGGCAACCCGGGCTACAAGTTCCAGGATGAGTTCCACCCGGAGCTGCGCCACAACAAGCCGGGCGTGCTCTCGATGGCGAACTCCGGGCCGAACACCAACGGCGCGCAGTGGTTCATCACCGAGGTGCCCACGCCTCACCTCGACAACCGCCACTCGGTATTTGGGCACGTGGTCGCTGGCATGGACGTCGTGCTGAAGATCGCGAATGTGCGCACGGGCGCGCGCGATCGTCCCCAAGACGACCAGGTGCTGAGCAAGCTCGAGATTTTCCGCAGTGAAACGCCGCCCGCGGCGTGA
- a CDS encoding ribonuclease J has translation MRELLQGELRLLPLGGLGQVGMNCLALQAPEGVLLIDCGTCFPEGDYGVDVIHPDFSWLFSGGKQRRLLGVFLTHGHEDHIGGLPYLLRGANVPVWGPPHALAMATKRLREHDYNPDSLRLIPTEVRQRYDIGPFCIESFRVTHSICDATALAIETPAGLVVHSGDFKLDPAPPDGELTDVEGLRALGKRGVRLLLSDSTNIDTQGHTLSEAEVAERLDVQIKTARERVVIGLFASNIQRLITIGRIARERRRRICLLGRSLITQVDVALTLGKLDWPSDLRIAPEQAQSFPRDELLVLAGGTQAEPGSSLYRLSRGEHHQLKLSPRDRVILSSRVIPGNEREVSRLHDDFLRLGVDLVNRHNDRQIHASGHAAREEQAELMRLLEPRAFMPVHGTLHHLTGHAELARELGIEQRLVIENGNSALLSETSLERDVDFTSGSISVGFGGRAIDSESLRRRRELGRSGVLFASVVIDDRLRSLAAPAVSARGLPGLDDEEPVLRRLGKELERGLKQLAKGNRERRASEIESELTRILRRAAEDACGTRPRVEVHLIWR, from the coding sequence ATGCGCGAACTCCTCCAGGGTGAACTCCGCCTCCTACCACTTGGGGGCCTCGGCCAAGTCGGCATGAACTGCCTGGCGCTCCAGGCACCAGAAGGCGTGCTGTTGATCGACTGCGGCACGTGCTTTCCCGAAGGCGACTACGGCGTCGACGTCATTCATCCCGACTTCAGCTGGCTCTTTTCAGGGGGCAAGCAGCGCCGCTTGCTCGGGGTGTTTCTCACTCACGGCCACGAAGATCATATCGGTGGTCTGCCCTACTTGCTTCGTGGGGCAAACGTGCCCGTGTGGGGACCACCCCACGCCCTCGCCATGGCCACCAAGCGCTTGCGCGAGCACGACTACAATCCGGATTCCCTCAGATTGATCCCCACGGAAGTAAGGCAGCGCTACGATATCGGTCCCTTCTGCATCGAGTCGTTTCGGGTGACCCACAGTATCTGCGACGCGACGGCATTGGCCATCGAGACACCCGCGGGCTTGGTCGTGCACTCTGGTGACTTCAAGCTGGACCCAGCGCCCCCGGATGGTGAGCTGACGGATGTCGAAGGGCTTCGCGCCCTGGGTAAGCGCGGCGTTCGGCTGCTGCTCAGCGACAGCACGAACATCGACACTCAGGGCCACACGCTCAGCGAAGCCGAGGTCGCCGAGCGGCTCGATGTGCAAATCAAGACGGCTCGCGAACGCGTCGTCATCGGTCTCTTCGCTTCGAACATCCAGCGCTTGATCACCATCGGGCGCATCGCGCGCGAGCGCCGTCGGCGGATTTGCTTGCTCGGCCGTAGCCTGATCACCCAGGTCGACGTGGCGTTGACCCTGGGCAAGCTCGACTGGCCCAGCGATTTGCGGATCGCTCCCGAACAGGCTCAGAGTTTCCCCAGGGATGAACTCCTGGTGCTGGCCGGGGGCACCCAGGCTGAGCCGGGCTCGTCGCTGTACCGGCTGTCGCGGGGGGAGCATCACCAGCTCAAGCTCTCACCGCGGGATCGAGTAATCCTGAGCAGCCGTGTCATCCCGGGGAACGAACGCGAGGTCTCGCGACTGCATGATGATTTCCTGCGCCTCGGAGTCGACCTCGTCAATCGTCACAACGACCGGCAGATCCACGCGAGCGGGCACGCAGCGAGAGAAGAGCAAGCGGAGCTGATGCGCCTGCTGGAGCCGCGCGCCTTCATGCCCGTGCACGGCACCCTGCATCACCTCACGGGCCACGCGGAGCTGGCGCGCGAGCTGGGCATTGAACAGCGTCTGGTGATCGAGAACGGCAACTCCGCGCTGCTCAGCGAGACGAGCCTGGAGCGCGATGTAGACTTCACCTCGGGGTCTATTTCCGTGGGGTTTGGGGGGAGGGCGATCGACTCCGAGAGTCTGCGGCGCCGGCGCGAGCTAGGTCGCAGCGGCGTGCTCTTCGCGAGCGTCGTCATCGACGACCGCCTGAGAAGTCTCGCGGCGCCGGCAGTGAGCGCGCGCGGCCTACCGGGGCTCGACGATGAGGAGCCGGTGTTGCGACGCCTCGGCAAGGAGCTCGAGCGGGGCTTGAAGCAGCTGGCGAAGGGCAATCGAGAGCGGCGCGCGAGTGAGATAGAGAGTGAGCTGACTCGCATCTTGCGGCGGGCCGCCGAGGACGCCTGCGGCACGCGCCCTCGAGTGGAAGTGCATTTGATTTGGCGGTAA
- the tatA gene encoding twin-arginine translocase TatA/TatE family subunit, with the protein MGSLSLAHWLIVALVVMLVFGPKRLAEAGKGLGQGIRSFKEGMKADDE; encoded by the coding sequence ATGGGCAGCTTGAGCCTCGCGCATTGGCTGATCGTGGCTCTGGTCGTGATGTTGGTGTTCGGGCCGAAGCGCCTCGCGGAGGCCGGCAAGGGCTTGGGCCAGGGCATTCGCTCTTTCAAGGAAGGGATGAAGGCGGACGACGAGTGA